GCTTGGCCAGAATCGTTTGTGGTTGGTGAACGAATAGGCGATGACCGTCACCTCCCCCACCATCACGGCTTCCGGAATCTCGCGCTGAACGCGCAGCCGACGAAGCACCAGCCGGCTGATGAACCCGCTGATCACCAGCACGCCGATCATTAGCCCGAATACACCGAACAGCAGGTTGGCCTGGCTGTTGATGGCCGCCAAGCCCATGAACATCATCATGGAACAGTAGACGAGCCCGGTGAGCGAGAAGTCGAGCGATGGCTTGCGCCGGACCGGCGTAGTTACCTGGCGGACGGAGTTGGACGGGCCGCGGGTCGTCATAAGCCGGGATCGCTCGGATTGAACTGCAATCGACGTTCACGCGCGCACAGCCGACCGAACTTGAGCCGCAATACCGACCTAGCGTGGCGTCGGCACCTTGTCGAGGATGCCTTCCAGCACCCGGGCCGTTGCGTTGGCGTCGCCGTTGTGCAGGTACGACTTGCTGACCACGCGGTGCGCACAGCACGCAATGAACAGCCCTTTCACGTCGTCGGGCGTCACATAGTCGCGCCCGGCAAGCATCGCGGCGGCCTGCACGCCGCCTGTTAGCGCCAGCGCGCCACGCGGGGAGACGCCAAGGTGCAACTGGTCGTGGTGGCGCGTCTCGTCGACGAGGTCCAGGATGTAATCGACAATCGCGGGGTCCAGCCGCACTTGCGGCACCATGTCCTGCAAGCGCACGACGTCGGCCGCCGTCAACACGGCATCCAGTTCGGGTAGCGCGTTGCGGCCGGGCTGGGTCGTCAGGATCTTATGCTCGGCCGTGCGATCGGGATAGCCGACCGCCACGCGTAGCAGGAACCGGTCCAGCTGGTTCTCCGGCAGGTAGTACGTGCCCTCGAATTCAAACGGGTTCTGCGTCGCCACCACCATGAACGGCCGCTCGAGCTTGATCGTCTTGTCCTCGATCGACACCTGCTCCTCGGCCATCGCTTCCAGCAACGCCGACTGCGTGCGCGGCGTGGTGCGGTTCACCTCGTCGGCCAACACGATGTTCGCGAAGATCGGGCCCGGCTTGAACTCGAACTGCTCGGTGGTGCTGTTGAAGACCGACACGCCAAGCACGTCGCCGGGCAACAGGTCGGGCGTGAGTTGGATTCGGCTGAACTTACAGCTGATGCTCTTGGCGAGCGACCGCGCCAGCACCGTCTTGCCAACGCCCGGCACATCCTCGATCAACACGTGCCCGCGGGCGAAGAGCCCGATCAGCAGCAGGTCGACCGCTTTGGATTGTCCAAGAAATACGCGACGAATGTTCGACCGGAGTCGTTCGATTGCGGGATCGGCCACGCCTGCCACCTTGATGAGTCGTCCGTTCCTCGTTGTCCGCCTACGGTGGGAAGACCTACACCCTATCTTAGCAGCCCCGGCCGTAATTGACCAACAGATTAACCGGATGGTGACACGGTTAATCGCGCCGGAACCAAGCGTTATCGCTCGGGCCAACGAAGCCCAACAGCGCTTGCGCGTTGTCGGCCCCGTAGACGTTGGAGCCGTACGTGAACGACATCGGCTCGGCCGTCACGTGACCGTCGGCCCAGCAGATGTTAGCGCGCTTGCGATGGCGGAAATGGATGGACGGCGACGTGGTGTTGCCGAACGCGTCGAGCGGGGGCTCGACGTACGAGTATTCGATCAAAGCCGGGAGGGCCATGGCCGTGTCTGCGAAGGCCACCTTTGTCGCCGGCTGCCTGATCATTGTGACCTTCGCAGGCACGTTGCCCACGCGGCGTTCGAATTCCGAGATGGACAACGACATGATGAGCGTGCCCAGACCGGGCACGCCGGTGCCGCTGCCGAACGCGCCGGCGTTATAGCCGTATCCTCCACAGGCCAATTCGAATCCGATCGATTCGTCCGGCGGTTCGAAACTTGGACAGCGCTTGATCTGCGGCGTCTGCAGGAACGGTTTCAGCGGTCCACGATCGAATTCAAACGGGGCCGAATCATTCGGCCGAACGCCGTGCCAGCGGTGAAGATTGCCACTGATCAAGTCGAAGTGACCGGGCGGCCAGTAGTTGTTAAAGCTGCCCGCATACAGCAGTGACGCCGTGTAGATCTGCCGCAGGTTGCTCTGGCAGACCGTCCGGCTGGCCGCCTGCCGGGCCGCCGACAGTGATGGGAGCAGGATGCCGATCAGCACGGCGATGATGCCGATGACGACCAGCAGCTCGACCAGCGTAAAGCCCCTGGCGCGCGACGTTATCCAACGCGCGTCACGGGAACGGGAACCGGGTTTTGGCGATGAGCCGGGTCGCATGCGGTTCCCACAGAAGGTGTTCATTACGTCTGATCCCCTCTCCCGGTACGCCGGGAGAGGGCTAAGGTGAGGTGATTTCGAGCGGAAATAAGCTGAAGTACGAAAGCTGGAGTGCGGAGCCTTTTGTCCGCTTTTCATCCTTCAGCCTTCATCCTTCCCGCCATTCGAAATCACCCCCACCCAGCCTCCCCCGGAGTACCGGGAGAGGGGCCGGAGGGATCGCTACCTAGTCCAAGCGACGGCGGCGTTGCAACAACAGCCCCGCCGCCAGCAGGAACGCCAGCGACGACGGTTCCGGGACGGCGACCGTGACGAGGTTGTCGATGGCGGCGTAGAGCGGCGTGTTGATGTAGTCCACTCCGCCGTAGGTCGAGCGGTCCGACGAAGCCCACTCGACGTCGAACGACACGGCGTTCCCCAGGGGCGTCAGGTCGACCAGTTCCCACGTGGCAACGATGTAGTCCTGGCTGTTGTCCTCGAACGTGTAGTCGGCCAATCTAAACGCGACCGAGCCGGTCGTCCCGCCGGTGGCGTTCGCGCCGGCGTAACCGACGAATCTTACGTCGAAGTAGTCGGGGTCGTTGCCGGTATCGCCTCCGAACTTCTTGGCAAACTGGTCACCCTGCTGCAAGGACTTAGCGGTAAGCGTCGTGTTGGTGACCCGTACCGACGCAAGCGCCTGGCCCGCGGGCAGGTTGACGTGCCCGGTGTTGTAGACGATCGCGTAGTTGCTGCTGCCGTTGAACCCAATACCCGTAAAGGCGGAGTACTCGTTCTCATAACCACCTGTACTCGCGTCGGTATCGTCCGAGTACGTCCAGCCGTTGTACGTGCCCCCGGAGAACGTCATCCCCTCGCTGACGAAACCCGTCGTTCCCACGCCGTACTCCGGCCGCTGCGTGGGATTGAGTTCTTCAAAGTCATAAGTGGTCGCCGAGGCCACCGAAGCGGACAAAGCGAAAATGGTTGAAATGATTGCGCGAAGTTTCATGCTGTTCCTTCTGTTCCATCACTTGTTGAATCGGACCGCAAACTAACGGCTCCGGCGGCGCAAGGCCGCCACGGCGCCGATCGACAGCAGCGCGATCGCGCTCGGTTCCGGCACCGCGTTGATCACGCCAATGCCCTGGCCGACAGGCAGGCGGAAATCAAAGCCGCCGGTGCCAGTGGTGAGCCAGTTGTCGAGGATCGGATTGTTCTGGCTGTCCCTAAACGCACCGTTGCCAGGAACGTCGATCAGCTTCACGAACTGGACGTCGTTCAGGTCGACCGCGCCGCTCAACACGAGCGCGTTCGTCGTCAGATCGGCCAGGTCGAACGGCGTCCCGAACCCGTTGGCGTGCTTGCCGGCGAGGTTGTGGATGTTCGTTGCGTCGAATCCGGCGTAGCCTTGGCCGAACGTGCCGTTGAACGTGGTGTTGGTGCTGATCGATGCAAAGCGCGCAAAGTCGGTGCCGTTGCTCGACACCTCCACGTACGCCAGCTCGGCGAAGACGAACGGCGCACTGGGAAACAGAATGCCATTCTCGAACACCGCGAAATCGGCCCCGCTGCCGTTGCGGATGCCGGTGGGGAACTGCACGGTCAGGTAGCCGGGCGACGCGCCGTTGGCGATCTCGGTGGCGTCCAGATCGCCAAGGCTGTTGAAGCCGGTGGTGCTGATGCTCGTGCTGCCGCGCGGCGCGAACTGCGTGCGGGCCGCGTCGATGGAATCGGCCCACTCCACAAACCGCGCGCTGGCGGCCGGGATGGCGGCGTCGATGGCATTTGAGGTATCGGTGGGACCGGAATAGATGCCCGCGAGAGCGGGCGAAACGATAGGAATGGCCGCGATTACCGCAACCGGGACGAACTTGCGCATCATGCGCTCTCTCCTGCGCCGACTCGCGCGGCGCAAACGAAAACCCCCGGCCGTCGCGCGTGCCAGTGGCACGGGAGAAACCGGGGGTCCGAGAGCACGGGATTGCTGCGTTGGGTCGCCCACCCATGACGGTGGTAAACGCGACGATGACGCTGCCTGCGTGGATCAGGGGCCCGGGGTCCCAAAGCATAACGGCCAATGGCCGCGATGCCTTTTCGCGAGGACGGTCCGAACGGGCTCACCGCACCAAGCGGCGAGCCGAAACGCAGGCAGGTCTTCTGACTCGGGGCCCACCCGGCCGCCTTCCCACCGGTCCGTCGCAATCGCGATCGACCGGCAGTGGCAAAATGGCCGGGCAGTAATACAGCTGCCCCATACAGCGGCGCGTCCGTGCCGGATTCTCACCGGCTTCCCTTTGACGCCTCGGCTTCCACCGAAACATCAGGCATAACGCCGCCTGCGTTAACTCGAGGGCACAATACAGCGGGACCTGGAAGATTCAAGTCGGAGCAACTCAGCCAACAGGCACACCCGCGCGCGCCTACGCCGTTAGCGCGTTCCTTCGTAGAAGAAGACCTCGCGGACGATTTGCTCGTCCTGAACGGTGTAAATGGCGACCTCTTCAAGCTTCACGCGTTGGCCGGTGCCGTTGGGCGTCAACTCAAAGGTGAAGTGGACGGCGAACTGGCCACTGGTGACCGCGGTCGGGTCGGCGACACCGTTGAAGTATGGGCCGCGCACGTATTCCCCGTGAATCTGATTGGCGGCGCCCCACTTCTCCGACTTCTGAATGACCGGCTGCTTCCCGACCGTCTCGTGGCCACTGGCCTCAACTGAGATGATGGCGTCGGCGTACATGGCGCGCATGACGTCGAAGTTTTTCCCTTGGTTACACAGATCGACGAACTCCTGGGCTAGCGACTGAAGGCTCATGATGCGACTCCCTTTGGTAGCGCGGTGGTAGCGACCTCAGCCGGGAAGTGTAGCACAAAAGTGTTTTCGCGCGTGTGTACGCAGCGGTGACGCAGCGCGGCCTCGCATTCGTTGACGAGACGCGGCATCGCGACGAGGCTACCGGGTCTCATGCATAACCCAACGCTGTGGATCGCGCTCCTTCTGCTGGCGGCACTTTGGATGGTGGCGCTACCCGTGACAAGCGCGCGGGCGGATGACATGGCCGTGGTGCGCGATCGATTGATCGCAGCAATGGTCCCCGCGTCGCCGGATGCGAAAGCGCGCGCCATCAAAGCGGCGACGGCACGTGCCGAATCGCAGCAGGCGGATGGAACGTGGAAGGACGTTGGGTACGACGATGCCCGGCGCAGCGGTTGGCGCACGAGCGATCACCTCACGCACGCTCGCACGATGGCGATCGGCCATCGCCTCAGCGGCGACGCAGAGTTGCGCGACAAAACGCTGAAAGCGTTCGCGTGGTGGCTTGCCAACGATCCGAAGAACTCGAACTGGTGGCACAACGAGATCGGCGTGCCACGGCTGATCGGCGAAACTGCGCTGCTGCTCGGCGACGCCCTGCCCGCCGACGTGCTCCCGGGCATCGTCCGCATCCTGCGTCGAAACGATTGGGCCCAGCACACGGGCCAGAACCTGGTGTGGGGCTGCGGCATTCAGGTGCTGCGCGGCTTGCTTGAGTCGGACCAGACCGCGGTGGCCGAGGCCTTCTCGCGCATGCACACCGAGGTGCGCGTGGGCGAGCCGCAGGGCGAGGGCATCATGCCCGATCGCAGCTTCCATCAGCATGGGTCGCTGTTGTACTCAGGCGGTTACGGTCGGGCGTTCACGTCCGACGTCGGCCAGTTCATCGCAGTGGGTTGGGGGACGGCGTTCGCGGCGCCGGCGGAGCCGCTGAACGTGTTTTTGTCGTACCTGCTGGATGGTCAGCAATGGATGATCCGCGGCGTGGCCATGGACCACTCGGTGGACGGTCGCGAGATCGTTCGCCCACGCCGTTCGTCGCGGTCGCACCCTTCGCCCACGCTTTCGAGATTCGGCGGCCTGGCGACAGAACTGGCGGCGCTCGGCGCGCCGCGCACCGACGAGTTGCGCACCTTCGCCGATCGACTTGCCGGCAAGGGCGAGCCGCTGGTGGGCAACCGCACGTTCTGGTGTTCCGATTACGTCGTCCACCATCGGCCGGACTTCTTCATGTCGATCCGCATGTTCTCGAGCCGCACGATTAACGCGGAACTGGTGAACGACGAGGGCAAGCGCATGCGCCACGTCGCCAACGGCTGCACGATGCTGTACCGCCGGGGCAATGAGTATGAGGGCATCTTTCCCGCGTGGGATTGGAACCGCGTCCCCGGCACCACCGCGGCCGCAATCGATTTTGCGAAGAACGCCAAGCCTCGTGTCGCAACGACGGCGAACTTCGTCGGCGCGGTGTCGAACGGACGTTTCGGCGCGGCGGCGCAGGAGATCGATCACGATGAGCTATCGGCCCGCAAGTTCTGGCTGATGTTCGATGATGGCTTCGCCGCACTTGGCGCGGGCATCAGTTCGACAGCGGATGGCACGGTTACCACCAGCGTAAACCAGTGCCGTCTTGTCGGTGACCTGCAGCGGAGTGAAACCAACGTCACGCATGATGGGTTCACTTACGTCTTTCCAGAGGGCCAGGAGCACCAATTGCGCCAGGGAGCGCAGAGTGGCCGCTGGTCAGATATCGGTGCTGACGTGGCCGCCAAACCGGTGACGATGGACGTGTTCAACCTTTCCATCGATCACGGCGTTCGGCCCACCGACGCCAGCTACGCCTACAGCGTGTTCACCGGTGCCGATCGCTCAACCGAGGTGGTGGTGCTGAGCAACACGCCTGAGCTGCAGGCCGTCACGCATCGCCGCGACCGTGTGACGGCGGCGGCGTTCTGGAAAGCGGGACGGTTCGCGGTCGGTGGCCGGACCGTCGAGGTCGACCAGCCCTGCCTGGTGCTCATCGAGAAGCAAGAGCAAGGGGGCGATTCGATCAGCGTGTCAAATCCGCGCAACACCGAACTTACGGTCACGGTGACGATCGACGGCACGCCCCACCGCTTTGAATTGCCCGACGGTCCGATGGCCGGTTCGAGCGTGACGCGATGATTATCGGGCCGTTGCGTTGAAGAACTATTGTTCCGCGCGGCGTTGGCCGATGAAGGGATCATGCGGGCGCTATCCATCCGTCAACCGTACGCAGAGCTGATCCTGCGGGGCTTGAAGACCATCGAATTTCGCACGCGCGCAACAAAGATCATCGGCGAGCGGTTCTACATTTACGCCGCTAAGACTTGGGCCACGGGCGGCTCCAGCGCGACCGACGCGAAGCCGAAGATCTGGTCGACCGACCTCACCGTCCCCGGTCGCGACGAGAACTCGACGCCACCGCCGTGGATGCTGACGCTCGCCGACCGCCTGATCCTGCGCGGTCCGGACGGTGGCGACCTGCCGACCGGCGTCATCGTCGGCACCGCCGTCATCGAGAGGGTGACCCAAGGCCCCACCAGCTACGAATGGCACCTCGGCGACGTGCAGCGCGCCACCCGCCTGCGCAAACCAACCGGTCACCCGCAGCCAGTCTGGTTCACGCCCTTTTGACCGCCCGGGTGCAAAAGAAAAAGACACGAAGCAACTGCCCATTTTGGGCAGTGCTTCGTGCCTTGGTGTTTCAATCTTCCAAATCGAACGACTAATGAATGCCCTCAGCCGCCAGCCACCGCTCGGCGTCCAAGGCGGCCTTGCAACCCATGCCGGCGGCGCTGATGGCCTGCTTGTAGATCGGGTCGGCAACGTCGCCGGC
Above is a window of Tepidisphaeraceae bacterium DNA encoding:
- a CDS encoding MoxR family ATPase, with protein sequence MADPAIERLRSNIRRVFLGQSKAVDLLLIGLFARGHVLIEDVPGVGKTVLARSLAKSISCKFSRIQLTPDLLPGDVLGVSVFNSTTEQFEFKPGPIFANIVLADEVNRTTPRTQSALLEAMAEEQVSIEDKTIKLERPFMVVATQNPFEFEGTYYLPENQLDRFLLRVAVGYPDRTAEHKILTTQPGRNALPELDAVLTAADVVRLQDMVPQVRLDPAIVDYILDLVDETRHHDQLHLGVSPRGALALTGGVQAAAMLAGRDYVTPDDVKGLFIACCAHRVVSKSYLHNGDANATARVLEGILDKVPTPR
- a CDS encoding prepilin-type N-terminal cleavage/methylation domain-containing protein, producing the protein MNTFCGNRMRPGSSPKPGSRSRDARWITSRARGFTLVELLVVIGIIAVLIGILLPSLSAARQAASRTVCQSNLRQIYTASLLYAGSFNNYWPPGHFDLISGNLHRWHGVRPNDSAPFEFDRGPLKPFLQTPQIKRCPSFEPPDESIGFELACGGYGYNAGAFGSGTGVPGLGTLIMSLSISEFERRVGNVPAKVTMIRQPATKVAFADTAMALPALIEYSYVEPPLDAFGNTTSPSIHFRHRKRANICWADGHVTAEPMSFTYGSNVYGADNAQALLGFVGPSDNAWFRRD
- a CDS encoding DUF4465 domain-containing protein produces the protein MKLRAIISTIFALSASVASATTYDFEELNPTQRPEYGVGTTGFVSEGMTFSGGTYNGWTYSDDTDASTGGYENEYSAFTGIGFNGSSNYAIVYNTGHVNLPAGQALASVRVTNTTLTAKSLQQGDQFAKKFGGDTGNDPDYFDVRFVGYAGANATGGTTGSVAFRLADYTFEDNSQDYIVATWELVDLTPLGNAVSFDVEWASSDRSTYGGVDYINTPLYAAIDNLVTVAVPEPSSLAFLLAAGLLLQRRRRLD
- a CDS encoding PEP-CTERM sorting domain-containing protein, with amino-acid sequence MMRKFVPVAVIAAIPIVSPALAGIYSGPTDTSNAIDAAIPAASARFVEWADSIDAARTQFAPRGSTSISTTGFNSLGDLDATEIANGASPGYLTVQFPTGIRNGSGADFAVFENGILFPSAPFVFAELAYVEVSSNGTDFARFASISTNTTFNGTFGQGYAGFDATNIHNLAGKHANGFGTPFDLADLTTNALVLSGAVDLNDVQFVKLIDVPGNGAFRDSQNNPILDNWLTTGTGGFDFRLPVGQGIGVINAVPEPSAIALLSIGAVAALRRRSR
- a CDS encoding nuclear transport factor 2 family protein — translated: MSLQSLAQEFVDLCNQGKNFDVMRAMYADAIISVEASGHETVGKQPVIQKSEKWGAANQIHGEYVRGPYFNGVADPTAVTSGQFAVHFTFELTPNGTGQRVKLEEVAIYTVQDEQIVREVFFYEGTR
- a CDS encoding polysaccharide lyase family 8 super-sandwich domain-containing protein; the protein is MHNPTLWIALLLLAALWMVALPVTSARADDMAVVRDRLIAAMVPASPDAKARAIKAATARAESQQADGTWKDVGYDDARRSGWRTSDHLTHARTMAIGHRLSGDAELRDKTLKAFAWWLANDPKNSNWWHNEIGVPRLIGETALLLGDALPADVLPGIVRILRRNDWAQHTGQNLVWGCGIQVLRGLLESDQTAVAEAFSRMHTEVRVGEPQGEGIMPDRSFHQHGSLLYSGGYGRAFTSDVGQFIAVGWGTAFAAPAEPLNVFLSYLLDGQQWMIRGVAMDHSVDGREIVRPRRSSRSHPSPTLSRFGGLATELAALGAPRTDELRTFADRLAGKGEPLVGNRTFWCSDYVVHHRPDFFMSIRMFSSRTINAELVNDEGKRMRHVANGCTMLYRRGNEYEGIFPAWDWNRVPGTTAAAIDFAKNAKPRVATTANFVGAVSNGRFGAAAQEIDHDELSARKFWLMFDDGFAALGAGISSTADGTVTTSVNQCRLVGDLQRSETNVTHDGFTYVFPEGQEHQLRQGAQSGRWSDIGADVAAKPVTMDVFNLSIDHGVRPTDASYAYSVFTGADRSTEVVVLSNTPELQAVTHRRDRVTAAAFWKAGRFAVGGRTVEVDQPCLVLIEKQEQGGDSISVSNPRNTELTVTVTIDGTPHRFELPDGPMAGSSVTR
- a CDS encoding ASCH domain-containing protein; this translates as MRALSIRQPYAELILRGLKTIEFRTRATKIIGERFYIYAAKTWATGGSSATDAKPKIWSTDLTVPGRDENSTPPPWMLTLADRLILRGPDGGDLPTGVIVGTAVIERVTQGPTSYEWHLGDVQRATRLRKPTGHPQPVWFTPF